One window of Candidatus Hydrogenedentota bacterium genomic DNA carries:
- the trkA gene encoding Trk system potassium transporter TrkA, which translates to MNIFIAGGGRVGFHLARLLSSEHQDVTVIEQNPDMIEQIDYALDVSTATGDGSSVLLLQSLNVGSADLFVASMGNDEKNLIAAATAKGLGAKKVVARVDNPMYMESNILYETVLGIDYILSPDALAALEIANYIEHPGIVSSLEFGRGRAQMLQLRAAKSPTTDGRTLKDVIKPGSGVLLGVIERDGVCIIPHGDSVVLPGDLVTLIGNHEALRQIQKLFHGEEIKPQRVAIMGGGTIGLRLAQALEGKMKTVKVFERNEERSSRLAEKLGKAKVVCRDATSRVSLEQEHVDTMDLFVAATGDDERNIMAAVLAKEVGAKSVAAIVHQPDFAPLVKRLGIDLAVTPRASIADRILKMMFRGDVTSLAILGDGQVEILELGIKEGSPALGSEIKDLRMPRGALIGTIVRGDKVLIPSGNDTLLAGDSVVLIVAAKTLDAVRKVLLKRP; encoded by the coding sequence ATGAATATATTTATCGCCGGCGGGGGACGGGTGGGCTTCCATCTGGCGCGATTGCTGAGTTCGGAGCATCAGGACGTCACGGTAATCGAGCAGAACCCGGACATGATAGAGCAGATAGACTATGCATTGGACGTCAGCACCGCCACCGGCGACGGTTCCTCCGTGCTGCTCCTGCAGTCGCTCAACGTGGGCAGCGCCGATCTATTCGTCGCCAGTATGGGCAACGACGAGAAAAACCTCATCGCGGCGGCCACCGCCAAAGGACTGGGAGCCAAAAAGGTCGTGGCACGGGTGGACAATCCCATGTACATGGAGTCCAACATCCTCTATGAGACCGTACTGGGCATCGACTATATTTTGAGCCCGGACGCCCTGGCCGCCTTGGAAATCGCCAACTACATCGAACATCCCGGCATCGTCTCCTCACTCGAATTTGGCCGCGGCCGGGCGCAGATGCTCCAATTGCGGGCCGCCAAATCGCCCACCACAGACGGCAGAACTCTCAAAGACGTCATCAAACCGGGCAGCGGGGTGCTGCTCGGGGTGATCGAGCGCGACGGAGTCTGCATCATCCCCCACGGCGATTCGGTGGTGCTGCCCGGCGATCTGGTGACACTGATCGGCAATCACGAAGCCCTCCGCCAGATTCAGAAGCTCTTTCACGGCGAAGAGATCAAGCCCCAGCGCGTGGCGATCATGGGCGGCGGCACGATCGGACTGCGCCTCGCCCAGGCCCTCGAAGGAAAGATGAAAACCGTGAAGGTCTTCGAGCGCAATGAAGAACGCTCCTCTCGCCTCGCCGAGAAACTGGGCAAGGCCAAAGTGGTCTGTCGAGACGCTACCTCGCGGGTCTCCCTGGAGCAGGAACATGTGGACACCATGGATTTGTTTGTGGCGGCGACGGGCGACGATGAGCGCAACATCATGGCGGCGGTGCTGGCGAAGGAGGTGGGCGCCAAGTCGGTCGCGGCCATTGTCCACCAGCCCGACTTTGCCCCCCTGGTAAAGCGCCTGGGTATTGACCTCGCCGTTACGCCGCGTGCCTCGATCGCCGACCGAATTCTGAAAATGATGTTCCGGGGCGACGTAACGTCCCTGGCGATTCTCGGCGATGGCCAGGTCGAAATCCTTGAACTGGGCATCAAAGAAGGCTCCCCCGCGCTGGGCAGCGAAATCAAAGATCTGCGCATGCCCCGGGGCGCCCTGATCGGCACCATCGTGCGTGGCGACAAGGTCTTGATCCCCAGCGGCAACGACACCTTGCTGGCGGGCGACTCGGTAGTCCTGATTGTGGCAGCGAAAACCCTCGACGCCGTCCGAAAAGTACTGCTGAAACGACCGTGA